A window of the Oryza brachyantha chromosome 5, ObraRS2, whole genome shotgun sequence genome harbors these coding sequences:
- the LOC102712260 gene encoding dof zinc finger protein DOF3.6-like isoform X2: MIFPPAFLDSSSWNDNNNQQQQQHAHGHGHQVEAGCGGGGDGNSHELLQQSIMPGTIPEGGGGGGGGVGPAKPMSMSERARLARIPLPEPGLKCPRCDSTNTKFCYFNNYSLSQPRHFCRACRRYWTRGGALRNVPVGGGYRRHAKRAKPKAASAAAAAGSSAATAGSTPAGSTTSSTCTTANAPALPAMLGGNLSILPPLLRLADFDAMSLGSTFSGMGGKPPVDAAGCYSVGSGGATTAAGLEQWRLQQMQSFPFFHAMDQATLAPAPAMAMPGMFHLGLDGDGHGGGGDDGGELHHAMPSKREAGGGYPRGMYGDHHFAGGYTTSYSSAATGNHLL, encoded by the exons ATGATCTTCCCCCCTGCCTTCCTGGATTCCTCGAGCTGGAATGATAACAAcaaccagcagcagcaacag CATGCTCATGGTCATGGCCACCAGGTTGAAgccggttgcggcggcggcggcgacggcaataGTCATGAGCTTCTTCAGCAGTCAATCATGCCGGGTACGATTcccgagggcggcggcggtggtggcggcggggtGGGGCCGGCGAAGCCGATGTCGATGTCGGAGAGGGCGCGGCTGGCGAGGATCCCGCTGCCGGAGCCGGGGCTCAAGTGCCCGCGCTGCGACTCCACCAACACCAAGTTCTGCTACTTCAACAACTACTCGCTCTCCCAGCCGCGCCACTTCTGCCGCGCCTGCCGCCGCTACtggacgcgcggcggcgcgctccgCAACGtccccgtcggcggcgggtaCCGCCGCCACGCCAAGCGCGCCAAGCCCAAGGCCgcgtcggcggccgccgcggcggggtcatcagccgccaccgccggctcgACGCCAGCGGGCTCGACGACGTCGTCCACCTGCACCACGGCCAACGCGCCCGCTCTTCCGGCGATGCTCGGCGGAAACCTCTCCAtcctgccgccgctgctccgcctcgccgacTTCGACGCCATGAGCCTCGGCTCCACCTTCTCCGGTATGGGCGGCAAGCCGCCCGTCGACGCGGCAGGCTGCTACTctgtcggcagcggcggcgccaccaccgccgccggcctcgagCAATGGAGACTGCAGCAGATGCAGAGCTTCCCGTTCTTCCACGCGATGGACCAGGCGACGCTGGCGCCAGCACCGGCAATGGCAATGCCGGGAATGTTCCATCTAGGCCTAGACGGcgatggccatggcggcggcggcgacgacggaggaGAGCTCCACCATGCGATGCCATCGAAGAGAGAAGCCGGAGGAGGCTACCCGAGGGGCATGTATGGCGATCATCACTTCGCCGGAGGCTACACCACCTCCTACTCCAGTGCTGCCACAGGTAACCATCTCTTGTGA
- the LOC102712260 gene encoding dof zinc finger protein DOF3.6-like isoform X3: MPGTIPEGGGGGGGGVGPAKPMSMSERARLARIPLPEPGLKCPRCDSTNTKFCYFNNYSLSQPRHFCRACRRYWTRGGALRNVPVGGGYRRHAKRAKPKAASAAAAAGSSAATAGSTPAGSTTSSTCTTANAPALPAMLGGNLSILPPLLRLADFDAMSLGSTFSGMGGKPPVDAAGCYSVGSGGATTAAGLEQWRLQQMQSFPFFHAMDQATLAPAPAMAMPGMFHLGLDGDGHGGGGDDGGELHHAMPSKREAGGGYPRGMYGDHHFAGGYTTSYSSAATGNHLL, encoded by the coding sequence ATGCCGGGTACGATTcccgagggcggcggcggtggtggcggcggggtGGGGCCGGCGAAGCCGATGTCGATGTCGGAGAGGGCGCGGCTGGCGAGGATCCCGCTGCCGGAGCCGGGGCTCAAGTGCCCGCGCTGCGACTCCACCAACACCAAGTTCTGCTACTTCAACAACTACTCGCTCTCCCAGCCGCGCCACTTCTGCCGCGCCTGCCGCCGCTACtggacgcgcggcggcgcgctccgCAACGtccccgtcggcggcgggtaCCGCCGCCACGCCAAGCGCGCCAAGCCCAAGGCCgcgtcggcggccgccgcggcggggtcatcagccgccaccgccggctcgACGCCAGCGGGCTCGACGACGTCGTCCACCTGCACCACGGCCAACGCGCCCGCTCTTCCGGCGATGCTCGGCGGAAACCTCTCCAtcctgccgccgctgctccgcctcgccgacTTCGACGCCATGAGCCTCGGCTCCACCTTCTCCGGTATGGGCGGCAAGCCGCCCGTCGACGCGGCAGGCTGCTACTctgtcggcagcggcggcgccaccaccgccgccggcctcgagCAATGGAGACTGCAGCAGATGCAGAGCTTCCCGTTCTTCCACGCGATGGACCAGGCGACGCTGGCGCCAGCACCGGCAATGGCAATGCCGGGAATGTTCCATCTAGGCCTAGACGGcgatggccatggcggcggcggcgacgacggaggaGAGCTCCACCATGCGATGCCATCGAAGAGAGAAGCCGGAGGAGGCTACCCGAGGGGCATGTATGGCGATCATCACTTCGCCGGAGGCTACACCACCTCCTACTCCAGTGCTGCCACAGGTAACCATCTCTTGTGA
- the LOC102712260 gene encoding dof zinc finger protein DOF3.6-like isoform X1, protein MIFPPAFLDSSSWNDNNNQQQQQQHAHGHGHQVEAGCGGGGDGNSHELLQQSIMPGTIPEGGGGGGGGVGPAKPMSMSERARLARIPLPEPGLKCPRCDSTNTKFCYFNNYSLSQPRHFCRACRRYWTRGGALRNVPVGGGYRRHAKRAKPKAASAAAAAGSSAATAGSTPAGSTTSSTCTTANAPALPAMLGGNLSILPPLLRLADFDAMSLGSTFSGMGGKPPVDAAGCYSVGSGGATTAAGLEQWRLQQMQSFPFFHAMDQATLAPAPAMAMPGMFHLGLDGDGHGGGGDDGGELHHAMPSKREAGGGYPRGMYGDHHFAGGYTTSYSSAATGNHLL, encoded by the exons ATGATCTTCCCCCCTGCCTTCCTGGATTCCTCGAGCTGGAATGATAACAAcaaccagcagcagcaacag CAGCATGCTCATGGTCATGGCCACCAGGTTGAAgccggttgcggcggcggcggcgacggcaataGTCATGAGCTTCTTCAGCAGTCAATCATGCCGGGTACGATTcccgagggcggcggcggtggtggcggcggggtGGGGCCGGCGAAGCCGATGTCGATGTCGGAGAGGGCGCGGCTGGCGAGGATCCCGCTGCCGGAGCCGGGGCTCAAGTGCCCGCGCTGCGACTCCACCAACACCAAGTTCTGCTACTTCAACAACTACTCGCTCTCCCAGCCGCGCCACTTCTGCCGCGCCTGCCGCCGCTACtggacgcgcggcggcgcgctccgCAACGtccccgtcggcggcgggtaCCGCCGCCACGCCAAGCGCGCCAAGCCCAAGGCCgcgtcggcggccgccgcggcggggtcatcagccgccaccgccggctcgACGCCAGCGGGCTCGACGACGTCGTCCACCTGCACCACGGCCAACGCGCCCGCTCTTCCGGCGATGCTCGGCGGAAACCTCTCCAtcctgccgccgctgctccgcctcgccgacTTCGACGCCATGAGCCTCGGCTCCACCTTCTCCGGTATGGGCGGCAAGCCGCCCGTCGACGCGGCAGGCTGCTACTctgtcggcagcggcggcgccaccaccgccgccggcctcgagCAATGGAGACTGCAGCAGATGCAGAGCTTCCCGTTCTTCCACGCGATGGACCAGGCGACGCTGGCGCCAGCACCGGCAATGGCAATGCCGGGAATGTTCCATCTAGGCCTAGACGGcgatggccatggcggcggcggcgacgacggaggaGAGCTCCACCATGCGATGCCATCGAAGAGAGAAGCCGGAGGAGGCTACCCGAGGGGCATGTATGGCGATCATCACTTCGCCGGAGGCTACACCACCTCCTACTCCAGTGCTGCCACAGGTAACCATCTCTTGTGA